One region of Oncorhynchus nerka isolate Pitt River linkage group LG22, Oner_Uvic_2.0, whole genome shotgun sequence genomic DNA includes:
- the LOC115105589 gene encoding non-histone chromosomal protein HMG-14-like, with protein MPKRSKANADAEAAEPKRRSERLVNKPAPPKAEPKPKKEKAVPKPKKAKEVKKAAPEEKEAPAENGEAKAEEEEPATEEPEQKEDAAE; from the exons ATGCCTAAAAGGAGCAAA GCAAACGCTGATGCTGAGGCAGCAGAG CCCAAGAGGAGATCTGAGAGATTGGTAAAT AAACCAGCCCCTCCAAAGGCAGAGCCCAAGCCAAAG AAGGAGAAGGCAGTACCCAAGCCCAAGAAGGCTAAGGAGGTGAAGAAGGCTGCACCTGAGGAGAAGGAGGCGCCTGCAGAGAATGGCGAAGCCAAAGCTGAGGAAGAG GAACCAGCCACAGAAGAACCTGAACAGAAAGAAGATGCGGCAGAATAA